The Fibrobacterota bacterium genome includes a window with the following:
- a CDS encoding MBOAT family protein, which produces MVFTEDVFLYYFLPLVLGIYYLIPVPQNPKPGRSRYWMRNLWLTLMGYLFYSWFEPWFVLPMMFTNVADYWFGVYLGREGVAPARRKLVLTVSMIMNLGLLGVFKYGVFTQVNLNHLLAAVGQNTFSVLQIAFPIGISFYTFHSMSYIIDIYRGERPVRSFADFSCFVSLFPQLVAGPILRYNVLSRQLHSREHSLNLFARGVILFFLGFAMKILLANPVGRIADAAFAAQSPHAIDAWWGTLAYAFQIYFDFNGYSVMALGLGMMFGFELIRNFNAPYHADSITDFWRRWHISLSTWLREYLYISLGGNRKGEARTYINLALVMLLGGFWHGAQWQFIFWGAIHGTMLGLERWSGKKPFYANSPRPLRVAFTFFVVLITWVFFRADGLPHAFHYLGCMFGLAHPSPFADLLKPAIYHAHDLINMALCAVFVIQPFQSYEFALKLSWPKYAVAFGLFLIGVIMMYTQAFNPFLYFQF; this is translated from the coding sequence ATGGTCTTCACCGAAGACGTATTCCTCTACTACTTCCTGCCGCTGGTCCTGGGCATCTATTACCTGATCCCCGTGCCGCAGAACCCGAAGCCGGGCCGTTCGCGCTATTGGATGCGCAACCTCTGGCTCACCCTGATGGGCTACCTGTTCTACTCCTGGTTCGAACCCTGGTTCGTGCTGCCCATGATGTTCACCAACGTGGCCGATTACTGGTTCGGGGTGTACCTGGGCCGCGAGGGAGTGGCCCCCGCCCGGCGCAAGCTGGTCCTTACCGTATCGATGATCATGAACCTGGGGCTGCTGGGCGTATTCAAGTACGGGGTCTTCACCCAGGTGAACCTGAACCATCTCCTGGCCGCCGTGGGGCAGAATACCTTCAGCGTTCTGCAGATCGCCTTCCCCATCGGCATCTCGTTCTACACCTTCCATAGCATGAGCTATATCATCGACATCTACCGCGGCGAGCGACCGGTGCGCTCCTTCGCCGACTTCTCCTGTTTCGTGTCGCTGTTCCCCCAGCTCGTGGCCGGGCCCATCCTCCGCTACAACGTGCTTTCGCGCCAGTTGCATTCGCGCGAGCATAGCCTCAACCTCTTCGCGAGGGGCGTGATCCTTTTCTTCCTGGGCTTCGCCATGAAGATCCTCTTGGCCAATCCCGTGGGCCGCATCGCCGACGCGGCCTTCGCAGCGCAATCGCCCCATGCCATCGATGCCTGGTGGGGCACCTTGGCCTACGCCTTCCAGATCTATTTCGACTTCAACGGCTACTCCGTAATGGCCTTGGGGCTGGGCATGATGTTCGGCTTCGAACTCATCCGCAATTTCAACGCACCCTACCATGCCGATAGCATCACCGATTTCTGGCGCCGCTGGCACATCTCCCTGTCCACCTGGCTCCGGGAATACCTGTACATTTCCCTGGGCGGAAACCGCAAGGGCGAGGCCCGCACCTATATCAACCTGGCCCTGGTGATGCTGCTCGGCGGCTTCTGGCACGGCGCCCAATGGCAGTTCATCTTCTGGGGCGCCATCCACGGTACCATGCTGGGACTGGAACGCTGGAGCGGCAAAAAACCCTTCTACGCCAACTCCCCACGGCCCCTGCGCGTGGCCTTCACCTTCTTCGTCGTGCTCATCACCTGGGTATTCTTCCGCGCCGACGGCCTTCCCCATGCCTTCCATTATCTGGGCTGCATGTTCGGCCTGGCGCATCCGTCCCCCTTCGCGGACTTGCTCAAGCCCGCCATCTACCACGCCCATGATCTCATCAACATGGCGCTCTGCGCCGTCTTCGTCATCCAACCTTTCCAGAGTTACGAATTCGCGCTCAAGCTCTCCTGGCCCAAATACGCGGTGGCCTTCGGCCTGTTCCTGATCGGGGTGATCATGATGTACACCCAGGCCTTCAATCCTTTCCTCTACTTCCAATTCTGA